One Sphingomonas limnosediminicola DNA segment encodes these proteins:
- a CDS encoding PEPxxWA-CTERM sorting domain-containing protein, which translates to MRKVILAAFGATAFGLSAPATATQELVTNGGFETGDFGGWLQTGLTSRTVVCGSSCAHSGSLGAALGATFGTGTLSQVLTTIPGQSYDVSFWLANEPDLPIYSFDFRWGGGTRLSLGSGSGPFGYSLETFTLIATDTATQIAFEFEHDRTFWYLDDVSVRATSGVPELGTWTMLLLGFGTVGLALRRRRSGKIGEVGQLHA; encoded by the coding sequence ATGCGCAAGGTCATCCTCGCTGCGTTCGGCGCGACGGCGTTCGGCCTGTCGGCGCCAGCAACCGCCACGCAAGAACTAGTCACCAACGGTGGGTTCGAAACCGGGGATTTCGGCGGATGGCTGCAGACCGGACTGACCAGTCGCACGGTAGTATGCGGGTCATCCTGCGCGCACAGCGGATCGTTGGGCGCCGCACTTGGTGCAACTTTCGGGACGGGCACGCTCAGCCAGGTTCTAACGACCATTCCCGGTCAGTCGTACGACGTGTCTTTCTGGCTTGCGAATGAACCTGATCTGCCAATTTACAGTTTCGATTTCCGCTGGGGCGGCGGCACTCGGCTCTCGTTGGGCAGCGGGTCGGGTCCCTTTGGCTATTCGCTTGAGACTTTCACTCTGATCGCGACGGACACCGCCACGCAGATCGCATTCGAGTTCGAGCACGACCGGACATTCTGGTACCTCGATGACGTTTCGGTTCGGGCGACGAGTGGCGTGCCGGAGCTCGGCACTTGGACGATGCTACTGCTCGGCTTTGGTACAGTGGGGCTTGCCTTGCGTCGCCGCAGGTCCGGCAAGATTGGCGAGGTGGGCCAGCTTCACGCTTAG
- a CDS encoding DUF3592 domain-containing protein, with protein MRLFANPLAIYFAVVGFALFAAGLALMVARLRLAGGQRAQGQIIGYQKRMRERLGAKRQYMPLVRYRPAGGSPVEFQSRMGSTSKPFQIGETVAVLYRSDKPEVAEIASTPRLWLAPIVIVGMAVVSFYASWKAGAAH; from the coding sequence ATGCGACTGTTTGCAAATCCGCTGGCGATTTACTTCGCCGTGGTCGGCTTTGCCCTGTTTGCTGCGGGTTTGGCGCTGATGGTAGCTCGCCTGAGGCTTGCTGGCGGGCAACGCGCTCAAGGTCAGATTATCGGCTACCAAAAGCGCATGCGGGAGCGATTGGGCGCGAAGAGGCAATACATGCCCCTTGTGCGCTACCGTCCAGCTGGCGGTTCACCGGTTGAGTTCCAATCGCGGATGGGCAGCACTTCAAAGCCATTCCAGATCGGCGAGACGGTGGCAGTTCTGTATCGGTCCGACAAACCCGAGGTCGCAGAGATAGCTTCAACGCCGCGCCTCTGGCTGGCGCCGATCGTCATCGTTGGGATGGCGGTCGTTAGCTTCTATGCTTCTTGGAAAGCGGGCGCCGCGCACTGA
- a CDS encoding DUF4760 domain-containing protein → MSWDLILQALETLAVIIGVVFGLVQLRQLRVQREVQAGIELLRPLQAPQAAEALMLIHGLPDGLTEAQLTRSLGKNFGAVMGVLALFESLGPLVARGHVPIEMYADSYRGVTVLCWQKLRPYIEERRQNGWPNLFEWLQWLAERMEQRTPRAGDVPAFDRFRTWVRGSDYERLSA, encoded by the coding sequence ATGTCTTGGGACCTGATCCTGCAAGCCTTGGAAACCTTGGCAGTTATCATCGGAGTGGTCTTCGGCCTGGTTCAGCTTCGGCAGCTTCGCGTGCAGCGCGAAGTCCAAGCGGGCATCGAGTTACTGCGACCGCTGCAGGCACCTCAGGCCGCCGAAGCATTGATGTTGATCCATGGTCTGCCGGACGGGTTAACTGAGGCGCAACTCACACGCAGTCTCGGGAAGAATTTCGGTGCGGTGATGGGTGTGCTTGCGCTCTTCGAAAGTCTGGGCCCCTTAGTTGCGCGAGGTCACGTGCCAATTGAAATGTATGCCGATTCCTATCGTGGGGTGACAGTGCTGTGCTGGCAAAAGCTACGGCCGTATATCGAAGAGCGAAGGCAGAACGGCTGGCCGAACTTGTTCGAGTGGCTGCAATGGCTCGCCGAAAGGATGGAGCAGCGCACGCCGCGAGCCGGGGATGTTCCTGCATTCGACCGGTTCAGGACATGGGTAAGGGGAAGCGACTACGAGCGGCTGTCTGCTTGA
- a CDS encoding alpha/beta fold hydrolase has product MATIFISYARSDVAVAEALAEALEQAGHSVWWDRRITGGAEYSREIEEALGSSEKVIVLWSTQSKTSPWVRDEATSAIEAAKLVPLTIDGTTPPLGFRQFHTIDLSRWLASPIGGLPDELELSLGPIDLPKDKEVTRKSPVRGRQRITFARADDGVTLAYGLLGDGPVLVKAANGNNHLEHELENPLWRNWIEELASRNTLVRYDQRGTGMSAREITDLKFDLLVEDLVAVVNAAGLVQFDLFAISQGCPTAIAFSARYPERVKRLVLVNGFARGWRFSPDRDFVDSWEALCVLARSGDSNLPPGLRKIFTSQYFPGATRAQTDWWNKIQEQSSTPSMALRYIEMLGDFDVTASLAKIRAPTLVMHSKDDQVVSFDAGRFIASSIPGAEFVPLEGRNHLPQITDEGWPELWNELSRFLA; this is encoded by the coding sequence TTGGCGACAATCTTCATCAGTTACGCGCGAAGCGACGTGGCGGTTGCCGAAGCTCTCGCTGAAGCGCTTGAGCAAGCGGGTCACTCGGTCTGGTGGGATCGCCGGATAACGGGCGGAGCAGAATACAGCCGCGAAATCGAGGAGGCGCTTGGTTCAAGCGAGAAGGTCATCGTCCTGTGGTCGACACAGTCTAAAACCTCGCCTTGGGTTCGTGACGAGGCCACTTCAGCGATCGAAGCGGCAAAGCTCGTCCCGTTGACTATTGATGGCACGACCCCGCCCCTCGGGTTCCGCCAGTTCCACACAATCGATCTTTCTCGTTGGCTGGCGAGCCCAATCGGTGGATTACCAGACGAATTGGAACTGTCGCTCGGGCCGATTGATCTTCCGAAGGACAAGGAAGTCACACGCAAGAGTCCAGTGCGGGGCCGTCAGCGCATCACATTCGCGCGTGCAGATGACGGTGTGACTCTTGCCTATGGTCTGCTGGGCGATGGACCCGTGTTGGTGAAGGCGGCCAACGGCAATAACCATCTGGAACATGAACTGGAAAACCCGTTGTGGCGCAACTGGATCGAAGAGTTAGCTAGCCGCAACACGCTCGTTCGCTACGACCAACGCGGCACCGGAATGTCGGCTCGCGAAATAACCGATTTGAAATTCGATCTGCTCGTTGAAGACTTGGTCGCTGTCGTGAACGCGGCCGGCTTGGTACAATTTGACCTGTTCGCGATCTCGCAGGGATGTCCAACAGCGATCGCATTTTCGGCACGCTATCCCGAGCGGGTCAAGAGGCTCGTCCTCGTCAACGGGTTCGCCCGCGGTTGGCGATTTTCGCCAGACCGCGACTTCGTAGACAGCTGGGAGGCACTTTGCGTGCTCGCCAGATCTGGCGACAGCAATCTGCCACCTGGCTTGCGCAAAATATTCACCAGCCAGTACTTCCCCGGCGCGACACGAGCGCAGACGGACTGGTGGAACAAGATTCAGGAGCAGAGCTCCACCCCGAGCATGGCGCTCCGCTATATCGAGATGCTGGGCGACTTCGATGTGACGGCGTCGCTCGCGAAAATCCGGGCACCGACGCTGGTCATGCACAGCAAGGACGATCAGGTAGTGTCGTTCGACGCAGGACGCTTTATCGCGTCAAGCATTCCAGGTGCCGAGTTCGTGCCGTTGGAGGGAAGAAACCACCTCCCGCAGATTACGGACGAGGGTTGGCCGGAACTGTGGAACGAGCTTAGTCGATTTCTCGCCTGA
- a CDS encoding glutathione S-transferase family protein: MANLAQPVRLFDSFGLAPRMVRFFLLEKHIDIPRYQIDLLLGENRDEEFLKLNPSGQTPALELEDGTILAEAPAICEYVEEACQEPVLIGETPLQRAITRMWWRRVELNICQPMIMGYYFGEGLELFRTRTRCIPQAAEGMKERARDGMRWLNALLTDEWIVGPRFSIADMCLYGYLDELADKGQPLPEDCTNVRRWFKAVSTRSTADRSVWRLTRSA; this comes from the coding sequence ATGGCCAATCTCGCCCAGCCCGTTCGACTTTTTGATAGCTTTGGGCTTGCGCCACGAATGGTCCGCTTTTTCTTGCTTGAGAAGCACATCGATATCCCCAGGTACCAAATAGACCTTCTTCTCGGCGAGAATCGCGACGAGGAGTTCCTAAAGCTCAACCCGTCAGGACAAACCCCTGCTCTAGAGCTCGAGGACGGCACAATCCTGGCTGAAGCGCCTGCGATTTGCGAATATGTCGAAGAGGCCTGCCAAGAGCCCGTTCTAATCGGCGAAACCCCATTACAGCGCGCGATCACGCGCATGTGGTGGCGTAGAGTTGAGTTAAACATCTGCCAACCGATGATCATGGGGTATTATTTCGGCGAAGGGCTCGAACTGTTCCGGACGCGCACTCGCTGCATCCCCCAAGCAGCCGAGGGGATGAAGGAGCGGGCGCGGGACGGCATGCGCTGGCTCAACGCGTTGCTTACCGATGAGTGGATCGTCGGCCCTCGCTTTTCAATCGCGGATATGTGCCTCTACGGTTACCTCGACGAACTTGCTGACAAGGGGCAACCGTTGCCCGAAGATTGTACGAATGTCAGGCGCTGGTTTAAGGCCGTGAGCACTCGTTCAACCGCCGACCGGAGCGTGTGGAGATTGACCCGGTCAGCATGA
- a CDS encoding TIR domain-containing protein, with translation MARIFLSYSRKDADAAKVISASLSERDHDVWWDKHISGGSRFAAEIEQALTAADVVLVLWSKDAIASAWVLDEAAEGRDTDRLLPVSLDDCKPPLGFRQFQTIPTDHGLENALDNILKSIAAKCDAGLSPSATRDLPQASTSSAVAIVAKARNLQERGDFKSAVREIQAALVLDPDNIDLNKEAGSLHYVQGRAVEAIAFYEKAALHSKSDHESPAMLVSCYRAIKDDDGMDRAATLTVERAEQAIAAASSNGAAFASGAKGLAALGHRDRARKWIRKALSVDPGNLRMRYNLAATLVQFLEEPEAALDVIEPFVEAAQNRIHLALLQADPAWERIHDTRAYQAMLGRASKCIEAIESTNRL, from the coding sequence GTGGCGCGAATCTTCCTCAGTTACTCGCGTAAGGACGCAGACGCCGCGAAGGTGATCTCTGCTTCGCTGAGTGAACGCGATCACGACGTCTGGTGGGATAAGCACATCAGCGGAGGATCGAGATTTGCAGCCGAAATTGAGCAAGCCCTTACAGCTGCCGACGTTGTCCTCGTTCTCTGGTCGAAGGACGCGATCGCTTCCGCGTGGGTTCTCGACGAGGCCGCCGAAGGTCGTGACACGGATCGGCTGCTGCCAGTCTCGCTGGACGACTGCAAGCCACCGCTAGGCTTCAGACAATTCCAGACCATTCCGACGGATCATGGTCTCGAAAACGCGTTAGACAACATCTTGAAGTCGATTGCCGCCAAGTGTGATGCCGGTCTCTCGCCTTCCGCCACACGCGATCTTCCGCAGGCGAGCACGTCGTCTGCGGTCGCCATCGTTGCAAAGGCGCGCAATCTCCAAGAGCGAGGTGACTTCAAGAGTGCCGTCCGAGAAATCCAGGCAGCCTTGGTTCTGGACCCTGACAATATCGACCTGAACAAGGAAGCCGGCTCCCTTCATTATGTTCAAGGGAGAGCGGTCGAAGCGATCGCGTTCTATGAGAAGGCGGCGTTGCACTCAAAGAGCGATCACGAAAGCCCGGCGATGCTGGTTTCTTGTTACCGGGCAATCAAAGATGATGATGGTATGGATCGTGCTGCAACGCTCACGGTTGAGCGCGCTGAACAGGCGATTGCAGCGGCTTCTTCCAATGGGGCGGCTTTCGCATCGGGGGCCAAGGGCTTGGCAGCACTTGGTCATCGGGACCGCGCTAGAAAATGGATTCGGAAAGCGCTGAGCGTCGATCCCGGAAATCTGCGTATGCGCTATAATCTTGCGGCGACCCTGGTCCAGTTCCTGGAAGAGCCGGAAGCAGCCTTAGATGTGATAGAACCATTCGTGGAGGCGGCGCAGAACCGTATTCACTTGGCGCTTCTTCAGGCTGACCCGGCGTGGGAGCGGATACACGACACACGCGCCTATCAGGCAATGCTCGGCCGAGCGAGCAAGTGTATCGAGGCCATTGAATCTACCAACCGACTCTAA
- a CDS encoding YdeI/OmpD-associated family protein, whose translation MTEQRGGLPVLAFRDGESFEEWLDQQPADAAGAWVKLPKQSASTPGMTKAEAIDAALCHGWIDGQLDKYDDQYWLVRFTPRKARSKWSQVNKKRATELIAEGRMRRSGAAQIEAARRDGRWDAAYAPASSAKVPADLQDALDANPQAAKFFATLKGTNRYAILYRIGSVKRPETRARKIAEYVSMLERGETIHG comes from the coding sequence GTGACTGAGCAGCGCGGCGGTTTACCTGTTCTTGCTTTCCGCGATGGAGAGAGTTTCGAAGAGTGGCTGGATCAGCAACCTGCGGATGCCGCCGGGGCATGGGTGAAGCTCCCGAAGCAGTCGGCTAGCACACCTGGCATGACAAAAGCTGAAGCGATCGACGCGGCACTTTGTCATGGGTGGATCGACGGCCAGCTCGACAAATATGACGACCAATATTGGCTCGTCCGTTTCACCCCCAGAAAAGCTCGCAGCAAATGGTCGCAGGTGAACAAGAAGCGGGCGACTGAGCTGATTGCCGAAGGCCGGATGCGAAGATCAGGCGCTGCACAAATCGAGGCCGCAAGGAGAGACGGCAGGTGGGACGCCGCCTACGCGCCTGCAAGTTCCGCGAAAGTCCCGGCTGATCTTCAGGATGCACTCGACGCCAATCCGCAGGCGGCGAAGTTCTTCGCAACGTTGAAGGGGACGAACCGGTACGCGATCCTCTACCGCATCGGCTCGGTCAAACGGCCGGAGACGCGCGCCAGGAAGATCGCCGAATATGTCTCCATGCTGGAGCGCGGCGAGACCATTCACGGTTGA
- a CDS encoding nuclear transport factor 2 family protein, translated as MNVLRCHRFAWAVSATIIFTQPSLAAIPAPADQTVDERAVLAADAQQRLAVASKDIVAIGRISDPHLRVNAPNNRILTREDLMRMVASGEIRNEVFERTPEDVVITGDVGVVMGHEVVVAGAASEQARMYGRKTLNRRYTNVYIRTGEGWRHLARHANIMVSVPSQ; from the coding sequence ATGAACGTCTTGCGATGTCATCGGTTTGCGTGGGCGGTTTCGGCAACAATAATCTTTACGCAGCCGTCACTGGCCGCAATTCCAGCCCCCGCGGATCAGACCGTCGATGAGCGGGCGGTCTTGGCGGCAGACGCGCAGCAGCGGCTGGCTGTGGCATCAAAGGACATTGTTGCGATTGGCAGGATCTCAGATCCGCATTTGCGCGTGAACGCACCCAATAACCGCATTCTGACGCGAGAAGACTTGATGAGAATGGTTGCGTCGGGCGAAATCCGAAACGAGGTGTTCGAGCGCACTCCCGAGGATGTGGTCATCACAGGCGATGTCGGTGTGGTGATGGGCCACGAGGTGGTCGTCGCAGGCGCGGCGAGCGAGCAGGCCCGCATGTATGGTCGCAAGACCCTGAACCGACGCTACACCAACGTTTACATTCGTACTGGCGAAGGTTGGCGGCATCTCGCCCGGCACGCCAACATCATGGTGAGTGTACCTTCACAGTGA